A single genomic interval of Nocardioides nitrophenolicus harbors:
- a CDS encoding polysaccharide deacetylase family protein, translating to MLRPVHALLVVLLTLAGVATGSPAEAAPAAPTQGCTGRVALTFDDGPAAGTTHRLVRVLRRHHVPATFFMVGQRVAANPAAALEVERAGFLTANHSWAHQDMSRQSYRDVRRSLRATRRAMLDAGLHPTDLMRPPYGALAKPARRAIRDSGYVPVLWTDDSLDWKSGTSRQIARRILAGLRPGRNIVLQHDGVTRSPISVGAVDRVIRVAKRRGYCFTALDERGRPGFPTPDVTAVAGQAVEGTDAVVTLELAQPAGRDTAVVVEAVSGTASVGADLPPFRARVEIPAGRVRVTVRIPIAADAVVEPPETFTLALRDPEGLRIAQPTAPVTIVDAASAPRVELPEPPFLALGPKFS from the coding sequence GTGCTCCGTCCCGTCCACGCGCTCCTCGTCGTCCTGCTGACCCTCGCGGGGGTGGCGACCGGCTCCCCCGCCGAGGCGGCCCCGGCCGCGCCCACGCAGGGTTGCACCGGACGGGTCGCCCTCACCTTCGACGACGGACCGGCCGCCGGCACGACGCACCGGCTGGTGCGGGTGCTGCGGCGCCACCACGTCCCGGCGACCTTCTTCATGGTCGGCCAGCGGGTCGCGGCGAACCCGGCCGCGGCGCTCGAGGTCGAGCGGGCCGGCTTCCTGACGGCCAACCACAGCTGGGCGCACCAGGACATGAGCCGGCAGTCCTATCGCGACGTGCGCCGCTCGCTGCGGGCCACGCGCCGCGCGATGCTCGACGCCGGGCTGCACCCCACCGACCTGATGCGACCGCCGTACGGCGCCCTGGCGAAGCCCGCGCGCCGGGCGATCCGCGACTCCGGCTACGTCCCGGTGCTGTGGACCGACGACTCGCTCGACTGGAAGTCGGGCACCTCTCGGCAGATCGCGCGGCGGATCCTGGCCGGGCTGCGCCCCGGCCGCAACATCGTGCTCCAGCACGACGGGGTGACCCGCTCGCCGATCTCGGTCGGCGCCGTGGACCGGGTGATCCGGGTGGCGAAGCGGCGCGGCTACTGCTTCACCGCGCTCGACGAGCGCGGCCGCCCCGGCTTCCCGACCCCCGACGTCACCGCCGTCGCGGGCCAGGCGGTCGAGGGCACCGACGCCGTCGTCACCCTCGAGCTCGCCCAGCCGGCGGGCCGGGACACCGCGGTGGTCGTCGAGGCCGTCTCCGGTACGGCGAGCGTCGGCGCCGACCTGCCGCCCTTCCGGGCCCGCGTGGAGATTCCCGCCGGCAGGGTGCGCGTGACGGTGCGGATCCCGATCGCGGCCGACGCCGTCGTGGAGCCGCCGGAGACCTTCACGCTCGCGCTCCGCGACCCCGAGGGGCTGCGGATCGCGCAGCCGACCGCGCCGGTGACCATCGTCGACGCCGCGAGCGCACCGCGCGTCGAGCTCCCCGAGCCGCCCTTCTTGGCCCTCGGCCCGAAGTTCAGCTGA
- the meaB gene encoding methylmalonyl Co-A mutase-associated GTPase MeaB, which produces MPEASIQGGRRGITAAAVPALVEKARTGDPRSVGRLVSLVEDESALLPELMRALAPYAGHAHVIGLTGSPGVGKSTSTNALIGELRRRGRRVAVLAVDPSSPFSGGALLGDRIRMGDHILDPGVFIRSMAARGHLGGLAWTTPQALRVLDGAGFDVVLVETVGVGQSEVEVAGQADTTIVLLAPGMGDGIQAAKAGILEIGDLYVVNKSDRDGADKVRRDLRSMLGLAERREGAWRPPVLKTTASTGDGVTDVVDAIDEHAAWLRESGELDRRRLRRARDEIETLALTALRRRWGSVGEGDRLDELAAAVVAGEVDPHAAAAELALS; this is translated from the coding sequence TTGCCCGAAGCAAGCATCCAGGGCGGCCGTCGCGGGATCACCGCGGCGGCCGTTCCTGCCTTGGTCGAGAAGGCGCGCACGGGCGACCCGAGGTCCGTGGGCCGGCTGGTGTCGCTCGTCGAGGACGAGTCGGCACTGCTGCCGGAGCTGATGCGCGCCCTCGCGCCGTACGCCGGGCACGCCCACGTCATCGGCCTCACCGGCTCGCCGGGCGTCGGCAAGTCGACGTCCACCAATGCGCTGATCGGCGAGCTGCGCCGCCGCGGCCGTCGGGTCGCCGTGCTCGCGGTCGACCCGTCGTCGCCGTTCTCGGGGGGCGCGCTGCTCGGCGACCGGATCCGGATGGGCGACCACATCCTGGACCCCGGCGTCTTCATCCGCTCGATGGCCGCCCGCGGACATCTCGGCGGGCTGGCCTGGACCACCCCGCAGGCGCTGCGGGTGCTCGACGGCGCCGGCTTCGACGTCGTCCTGGTCGAGACGGTCGGCGTCGGCCAGAGCGAGGTCGAGGTCGCCGGCCAGGCCGACACGACGATCGTGCTGCTCGCGCCCGGGATGGGCGACGGGATCCAGGCCGCCAAGGCCGGCATCCTCGAGATCGGCGACCTCTATGTCGTCAACAAGTCCGACCGCGACGGCGCCGACAAGGTCCGCCGCGACCTGCGCTCCATGCTCGGTCTCGCCGAGCGCCGCGAGGGCGCCTGGCGCCCGCCGGTCCTCAAGACCACGGCGTCGACCGGCGACGGCGTGACCGACGTCGTCGACGCGATCGACGAGCACGCCGCCTGGCTGCGCGAGAGCGGGGAGCTCGACCGGCGCCGGCTGCGCCGCGCCCGCGACGAGATCGAGACGCTCGCGCTCACCGCGCTGCGTAGGCGCTGGGGCAGCGTGGGCGAGGGCGACCGGCTCGACGAGCTCGCCGCCGCGGTGGTCGCCGGCGAGGTCGACCCGCACGCGGCCGCGGCCGAGCTCGCGCTCAGCTGA
- a CDS encoding acetyl-CoA C-acetyltransferase yields the protein MSDNPSVIVAGARTPIGRHLGALKTLSAADLAGVAIKGALEKAGVSGDQVDYLIVGQVLQAGAGQNPARTAGLAAGLPPSVPSITINKVCLSGINAIAQADQLIRAGEADIVVAGGTESMTQAPHLLPKSREGFKYGDTTLVDSLAYDALFDQATQQGMGNLTEATNACRTTPLSREEQDAFSARSHQLAAAAQKNGVFDDEIVPVSIPQRKGDPVVVSQDEGVRGDTTAEGLAGLRPAFAKDGTITAASSSQISDGAAAVVVTSKKKAEELGLPILAEIVSHGQVAGPDSTLQLQPANATKKALDKAGLSAADLDLVEFNEAFAAVGIESARALGIDEDKVNVNGGAIAIGHPLGASGARITLHLALELKRRGGGLGAAALCGGGGQGDALVLRVPSA from the coding sequence ATGTCCGACAACCCCAGCGTCATCGTCGCCGGCGCCCGTACGCCGATCGGTCGCCACCTCGGCGCCCTCAAGACCCTGTCGGCCGCTGACCTCGCCGGTGTCGCGATCAAGGGCGCGCTGGAGAAGGCCGGTGTCTCCGGCGACCAGGTCGACTACCTGATCGTGGGCCAGGTGCTCCAGGCCGGTGCCGGCCAGAACCCGGCCCGCACCGCCGGTCTCGCCGCGGGCCTCCCGCCGAGCGTGCCCTCGATCACCATCAACAAGGTGTGCCTGTCGGGCATCAACGCCATCGCCCAGGCCGACCAGCTGATCCGTGCCGGCGAGGCCGACATCGTGGTCGCCGGCGGCACCGAGTCGATGACCCAGGCGCCCCACCTGCTCCCGAAGTCGCGCGAGGGCTTCAAGTACGGCGACACGACGCTCGTCGACTCGCTGGCCTACGACGCGCTGTTCGACCAGGCGACCCAGCAGGGCATGGGCAACCTGACCGAGGCCACCAACGCCTGCCGCACCACCCCGCTGAGCCGCGAGGAGCAGGACGCCTTCTCCGCCCGCTCGCACCAGCTCGCCGCCGCCGCGCAGAAGAACGGCGTCTTCGACGACGAGATCGTCCCGGTGAGCATCCCGCAGCGCAAGGGCGACCCGGTCGTCGTCAGCCAGGACGAGGGCGTGCGCGGCGACACCACCGCCGAGGGCCTCGCGGGCCTGCGCCCGGCGTTCGCCAAGGACGGCACGATCACCGCCGCGTCCTCCTCGCAGATCTCCGACGGCGCGGCCGCGGTCGTGGTGACCAGCAAGAAGAAGGCCGAGGAGCTCGGCCTCCCGATCCTCGCCGAGATCGTCAGCCACGGCCAGGTCGCCGGCCCCGACTCGACCCTGCAGCTGCAGCCGGCCAATGCCACCAAGAAGGCCCTCGACAAGGCCGGACTGAGCGCCGCCGACCTCGACCTGGTCGAGTTCAACGAGGCCTTCGCCGCCGTCGGCATCGAGTCGGCCCGGGCCCTCGGCATCGACGAGGACAAGGTCAACGTCAACGGTGGCGCCATCGCCATCGGTCACCCGCTCGGCGCATCCGGTGCGCGGATCACGCTGCACCTCGCGCTCGAGCTCAAGCGCCGCGGTGGCGGCCTCGGTGCCGCCGCGCTCTGCGGCGGCGGGGGCCAGGGCGACGCGCTGGTGCTCCGGGTCCCGTCCGCCTGA
- the mce gene encoding methylmalonyl-CoA epimerase, with amino-acid sequence MSITDGVPTHLFTAIDHVGIAVPDLDEAIAFYRDNFGMHVAHEETNEEQGVREAMVAVGDTDSKIQLLAPLNAESTIAKFIDRSGPGLQQLAYRVTDLDQVSAILRERGLRLLYPEARRGTANSRINFVHPKDAGGVLVELVEPAADAH; translated from the coding sequence ATGAGCATCACTGACGGCGTCCCCACCCACCTGTTCACGGCGATCGACCACGTCGGCATCGCGGTCCCCGACCTCGACGAGGCGATCGCGTTCTACCGCGACAACTTCGGCATGCACGTCGCCCACGAGGAGACCAACGAGGAGCAGGGCGTGCGCGAGGCGATGGTCGCCGTCGGCGACACCGACTCCAAGATCCAGCTGCTCGCCCCGCTCAACGCCGAGTCGACCATCGCGAAGTTCATCGACCGCAGCGGCCCGGGCCTGCAGCAGCTCGCCTACCGGGTCACCGACCTCGACCAGGTCTCCGCGATCCTGCGCGAGCGCGGCCTGCGCCTGCTCTACCCCGAGGCCCGCCGCGGCACGGCGAACAGCCGGATCAACTTCGTGCACCCCAAGGACGCCGGCGGGGTCCTCGTCGAGCTGGTCGAGCCCGCGGCCGACGCCCACTGA
- a CDS encoding LamB/YcsF family protein, translating to MTLHPGSMSTSGVVDLNADVGESFGRWRLGDDDALLPHLTSANVACGFHAGDPLTLRRTCSLAVSLGVTIGAQVGYRDLAGFGRRYVDVPADELAADVLYQLGALDGIARAAGGRVAYVKPHGALYHAVSRHPEQAQAVVDAVRAYGGLPVLGLAGSAFLAAVGEAGLEAVGEGFADRAYLPDGGLVPRSAPGAVLTDPVAVAAQAVELARSGDVRSLCVHGDSPGAPELAAAVRGALEQAGLPVGAFAAG from the coding sequence ATGACGTTGCATCCGGGTTCGATGTCCACGTCGGGGGTCGTCGATCTCAATGCCGACGTCGGGGAGTCCTTCGGGCGCTGGCGCCTCGGCGACGACGACGCGCTGCTCCCGCACCTCACCAGCGCCAACGTCGCGTGCGGCTTCCACGCCGGCGACCCGCTCACGCTGCGGCGCACCTGCTCGCTCGCGGTGTCGCTGGGCGTCACCATCGGCGCCCAGGTCGGCTATCGCGACCTGGCCGGCTTCGGGCGCCGGTACGTCGACGTACCGGCCGACGAGCTGGCCGCCGACGTGCTCTACCAGCTCGGCGCCCTCGACGGGATCGCGCGCGCGGCGGGCGGCCGGGTCGCCTACGTCAAGCCGCACGGCGCGCTCTACCACGCCGTCTCCCGGCATCCCGAGCAGGCGCAGGCGGTCGTCGACGCGGTGCGCGCCTACGGCGGGCTGCCGGTGCTCGGCCTGGCCGGCTCGGCGTTCCTCGCGGCGGTCGGCGAGGCCGGGCTGGAGGCGGTCGGCGAGGGCTTCGCCGACCGGGCCTACCTGCCCGACGGGGGACTGGTGCCCCGGAGCGCTCCCGGCGCCGTGCTCACCGACCCGGTCGCCGTCGCGGCCCAGGCGGTCGAGCTGGCCCGCTCGGGCGACGTACGGTCGCTGTGCGTGCACGGCGACTCGCCCGGCGCGCCCGAGCTGGCCGCGGCGGTGCGTGGCGCGCTCGAGCAGGCCGGGCTCCCGGTGGGGGCGTTCGCCGCCGGGTGA